One Helianthus annuus cultivar XRQ/B chromosome 7, HanXRQr2.0-SUNRISE, whole genome shotgun sequence genomic region harbors:
- the LOC110868262 gene encoding fasciclin-like arabinogalactan protein 15 isoform X1, translating into MASAITKYFILFILFTTTVTVAVAAIGAAAQINSNSVLVALLDSRYTELAELVEKALLLQTLEDAVSGQNITIFAPRNEALERDLDPEFKRFLLEPRNLQALQTLILHHIVPARVGGEQWPNETTPHNTLSNDALHISSLETVRLVGTAEVVRADDVVRNDGIIHGIGRLLIPKSVQQEFNGRRSLRAISAVKPEGAPEVDPRTNRLKKPVPVPVGSPPVLPIYSAMAPGPSLAPAPAPGPGGPRHHFDGESQVKDFIHTLLQYGGYNEMADILVNLTNLATEMGKLVSEGYVLTVLAPNDEAMAKLTTDQLAEPGAPEKIMYYHIVPEYQTEESMYNAVRRFGKVQYDTLHVPHKVVAQEADGSVKFGDGEETAYLFDPDIYIDGRISVQGIDGVLFPSSVEMSSQMTESAKTVASVNTVSKPRRGSKVFFFSAILEQFFHYEITNGRKRYRFMCGVLLHKTIVCMVSFIYRLR; encoded by the exons ATGGCATCCGCAATAACTAAATATTTCATCCTCTTCATCTTGttcaccaccaccgtcaccgtcGCCGTCGCCGCAATCGGTGCCGCCGCTCAGATCAACTCCAACTCAGTCTTGGTGGCACTACTGGACTCGCGCTACACTGAGTTGGCCGAGCTTGTAGAGAAGGCATTATTGTTGCAAACATTGGAAGATGCGGTGTCCGGACAAAACATTACTATTTTCGCTCCGCGAAATGAAGCGTTGGAGCGTGATCTGGACCCGGAGTTCAAGCGGTTCTTGTTAGAACCGCGGAATCTCCAGGCTCTTCAGACGCTGATTCTCCACCACATCGTGCCAGCACGAGTTGGTGGAGAACAGTGGCCGAATGAAACGACACCGCATAACACGCTATCTAACGATGCGTTACATATTTCGAGTTTGGAAACCGTGAGGCTTGTTGGTACCGCGGAAGTTGTTCGTGCGGACGACGTCGTTCGCAATGATGGGATTATTCACGGGATTGGTCGGTTATTGATTCCGAAATCTGTACAACAGGAGTTTAATGGTCGTCGGAGTTTACGTGCGATTTCGGCGGTTAAACCGGAAGGAGCACCGGAGGTGGATCCGAGAACGAACCGGTTGAAGAAACCGGTGCCCGTTCCGGTTGGTTCACCTCCGGTTCTTCCGATTTACTCTGCTATGGCGCCAGGACCGTCTCTTGCTCCGGCGCCAGCTCCAGGACCGGGTGGTCCACGTCATCATTTTGACGGTGAGAGCCAGGTCAAGGACTTCATCCACACTCTTCTACAATATGGAGG GTACAATGAAATGGCGGACATTTTGGTCAACTTGACTAATTTGGCAACGGAGATGGGGAAACTAGTATCCGAAGGTTACGTACTAACGGTTCTGGCGCCAAACGACGAGGCGATGGCGAAGCTGACAACTGATCAGCTGGCAGAGCCAGGCGCGCCCGAGAAGATCATGTACTACCATATCGTACCAGAGTACCAAACCGAAGAGAGCATGTACAATGCGGTAAGAAGATTCGGTAAGGTTCAATACGACACGCTTCATGTGCCGCATAAGGTGGTGGCGCAAGAAGCGGACGGCTCCGTTAAATTTGGTGACGGTGAAGAAACTGCGTATTTATTCGATCCGGATATTTATATTGACGGAAGAATATCGGTTCAAGGGATTGACGGCGTtttgtttccgtcatcggttgagATGAGTTCGCAGATGACGGAGAGTGCAAAAACTGTTGCTTCTGTTAACACCGTTTCCAAACCTCGTAGAG gttcaaaagtattttttttcTCTGCAATTTTGGAGCAATTTTTTCATTACGAAATCACAAATGGAAGAAAGCGATACAGGTTCATGTGTGGTGTTTTATTGCATAAAACAATTGTTTGTATGGTGTCGTTTATATACCGATTGCGTTGA
- the LOC110868262 gene encoding fasciclin-like arabinogalactan protein 17 isoform X2 has translation MASAITKYFILFILFTTTVTVAVAAIGAAAQINSNSVLVALLDSRYTELAELVEKALLLQTLEDAVSGQNITIFAPRNEALERDLDPEFKRFLLEPRNLQALQTLILHHIVPARVGGEQWPNETTPHNTLSNDALHISSLETVRLVGTAEVVRADDVVRNDGIIHGIGRLLIPKSVQQEFNGRRSLRAISAVKPEGAPEVDPRTNRLKKPVPVPVGSPPVLPIYSAMAPGPSLAPAPAPGPGGPRHHFDGESQVKDFIHTLLQYGGYNEMADILVNLTNLATEMGKLVSEGYVLTVLAPNDEAMAKLTTDQLAEPGAPEKIMYYHIVPEYQTEESMYNAVRRFGKVQYDTLHVPHKVVAQEADGSVKFGDGEETAYLFDPDIYIDGRISVQGIDGVLFPSSVEMSSQMTESAKTVASVNTVSKPRRGKLLEVACRMLVSFGQDSRFTTCHHT, from the exons ATGGCATCCGCAATAACTAAATATTTCATCCTCTTCATCTTGttcaccaccaccgtcaccgtcGCCGTCGCCGCAATCGGTGCCGCCGCTCAGATCAACTCCAACTCAGTCTTGGTGGCACTACTGGACTCGCGCTACACTGAGTTGGCCGAGCTTGTAGAGAAGGCATTATTGTTGCAAACATTGGAAGATGCGGTGTCCGGACAAAACATTACTATTTTCGCTCCGCGAAATGAAGCGTTGGAGCGTGATCTGGACCCGGAGTTCAAGCGGTTCTTGTTAGAACCGCGGAATCTCCAGGCTCTTCAGACGCTGATTCTCCACCACATCGTGCCAGCACGAGTTGGTGGAGAACAGTGGCCGAATGAAACGACACCGCATAACACGCTATCTAACGATGCGTTACATATTTCGAGTTTGGAAACCGTGAGGCTTGTTGGTACCGCGGAAGTTGTTCGTGCGGACGACGTCGTTCGCAATGATGGGATTATTCACGGGATTGGTCGGTTATTGATTCCGAAATCTGTACAACAGGAGTTTAATGGTCGTCGGAGTTTACGTGCGATTTCGGCGGTTAAACCGGAAGGAGCACCGGAGGTGGATCCGAGAACGAACCGGTTGAAGAAACCGGTGCCCGTTCCGGTTGGTTCACCTCCGGTTCTTCCGATTTACTCTGCTATGGCGCCAGGACCGTCTCTTGCTCCGGCGCCAGCTCCAGGACCGGGTGGTCCACGTCATCATTTTGACGGTGAGAGCCAGGTCAAGGACTTCATCCACACTCTTCTACAATATGGAGG GTACAATGAAATGGCGGACATTTTGGTCAACTTGACTAATTTGGCAACGGAGATGGGGAAACTAGTATCCGAAGGTTACGTACTAACGGTTCTGGCGCCAAACGACGAGGCGATGGCGAAGCTGACAACTGATCAGCTGGCAGAGCCAGGCGCGCCCGAGAAGATCATGTACTACCATATCGTACCAGAGTACCAAACCGAAGAGAGCATGTACAATGCGGTAAGAAGATTCGGTAAGGTTCAATACGACACGCTTCATGTGCCGCATAAGGTGGTGGCGCAAGAAGCGGACGGCTCCGTTAAATTTGGTGACGGTGAAGAAACTGCGTATTTATTCGATCCGGATATTTATATTGACGGAAGAATATCGGTTCAAGGGATTGACGGCGTtttgtttccgtcatcggttgagATGAGTTCGCAGATGACGGAGAGTGCAAAAACTGTTGCTTCTGTTAACACCGTTTCCAAACCTCGTAGAG GAAAGTTGCTAGAGGTGGCATGTAGAATGCTTGTTAGCTTTGGGCAAGATTCAAGGTTCACCACATGCCATCATACTTGA